One genomic region from Campylobacter sp. RM5004 encodes:
- a CDS encoding DUF5644 domain-containing protein: MKSFILRVFRFDATRDYEFYYKPYEIDLRNCNEDFTLYKVLELVKEQDRYFNMPCASEFARIDNKVLSLDTKIFELLKVFGNDFCLSAIDLKRAKLDLMCDNNDFLKVFEKFKNICDESDFELYKSYKFLYYASDVREYNENYLGDSAFIFAAKLLEKYPDKRKEILDIVFDEEGGIDYAVNLKPFLYKDYEIYEEIKNSLKHQKEIR; the protein is encoded by the coding sequence ATGAAAAGTTTTATTTTAAGAGTATTTAGATTTGACGCAACAAGAGATTATGAGTTTTATTACAAACCTTATGAAATTGATTTAAGAAATTGTAATGAAGATTTTACGCTTTACAAAGTATTGGAATTGGTAAAAGAGCAAGATAGGTATTTTAATATGCCTTGTGCTAGTGAGTTTGCAAGAATTGATAATAAAGTTTTATCGTTAGATACAAAGATTTTTGAACTATTAAAAGTTTTTGGAAATGATTTTTGCCTAAGTGCAATTGATTTAAAAAGAGCTAAGCTTGATTTAATGTGCGATAATAACGACTTTTTAAAAGTATTTGAAAAATTCAAAAATATTTGTGATGAGAGTGATTTTGAGCTTTATAAATCTTATAAATTTTTATATTACGCAAGTGATGTTCGTGAATATAATGAAAATTATTTAGGAGATAGTGCTTTTATTTTTGCAGCAAAACTTCTTGAAAAATATCCTGATAAAAGAAAAGAAATTTTAGATATTGTTTTTGATGAAGAAGGCGGAATTGATTATGCTGTAAATTTAAAGCCATTTTTATACAAAGACTACGAAATTTACGAAGAAATTAAAAATAGTTTAAAGCATCAAAAGGAGATTAGATGA
- the ftsH gene encoding ATP-dependent zinc metalloprotease FtsH has protein sequence MNNNENKNSNKNPIVIFLIFSLLVFGAFSLFFEEGGLADNNNKISYSDFKKKIESGEITKVQIGQTQIKGSGNFNTNYTANLVRDSNLTTLLDEKNVNYTSYSENNFLSNLLFTWIIPIFIFFAIWGFITSRMQKKMGGGILGIGNSKKLVNSEKPKVKFDDVAGVEEAKEEVKEIVDFLKYPERYIKLGAKIPKGLLLVGPPGTGKTLLAKAVAGEAEVPFFSVSGSSFIEMFVGVGASRVRDLFENAKKEAPAIIFIDEIDAIGKSRAAGSHMGGHDEREQTLNQLLAEMDGFGSESPVIVLAATNRPEVLDAALLRPGRFDRQVLVDKPDFKGRCDILSVHMKDVKIAKEVKVEDIARLTAGLAGADLANIINEAALLAGRNNKKEVEQSDLTEAVERAIAGLEKKSRRISDKEKKIVTYHECGHALIAETTKGAKKVTKVSVIPRGLAALGYTLNTPEENKFLMQKHELIAEVDVLLGGRAAEHVFIKEISTGASNDLERATDIIKAMVSMYGMSDIAGLMVLEKQRNQFLGGGQTIKDYSDDMAQKLDEYVKNLLNERFNAVVTTLEQYSGAIETMVERLYEKEVIEGSEVRDIIKNYEVENNLETRLSEIEK, from the coding sequence ATGAATAATAATGAAAATAAGAATTCTAACAAAAATCCAATAGTAATATTTTTGATTTTTTCACTATTGGTATTCGGTGCGTTTTCTTTATTTTTTGAAGAAGGCGGATTAGCTGATAACAATAATAAAATAAGCTATTCAGACTTTAAGAAAAAAATAGAGTCAGGTGAAATTACAAAAGTTCAAATAGGACAAACTCAAATAAAGGGTAGTGGTAATTTTAATACAAACTATACAGCAAATCTAGTAAGAGATTCAAATTTAACTACATTACTAGATGAAAAAAATGTAAATTATACTTCTTATTCAGAAAATAACTTTTTATCAAATTTATTATTTACTTGGATTATTCCTATCTTTATATTTTTTGCAATATGGGGCTTTATTACAAGCAGAATGCAAAAAAAAATGGGTGGTGGAATACTAGGGATTGGCAATTCTAAAAAATTAGTTAATTCAGAAAAGCCAAAAGTTAAATTTGATGATGTAGCTGGAGTTGAAGAAGCAAAAGAAGAAGTAAAAGAAATAGTAGATTTTCTAAAATATCCAGAAAGATACATTAAATTAGGTGCAAAAATACCAAAAGGTTTATTATTAGTAGGACCTCCAGGAACAGGTAAAACACTTTTAGCAAAAGCAGTAGCTGGTGAAGCTGAAGTTCCATTTTTTAGTGTTTCAGGTTCAAGTTTTATTGAAATGTTTGTCGGTGTTGGTGCTAGTCGTGTAAGGGATTTATTTGAAAATGCAAAAAAAGAAGCTCCTGCAATTATATTTATAGATGAAATTGATGCTATTGGTAAATCTCGTGCTGCAGGCTCTCACATGGGAGGACACGATGAAAGAGAACAAACTCTAAACCAGCTTTTAGCAGAAATGGACGGCTTTGGTTCTGAAAGTCCTGTTATTGTGCTAGCGGCTACAAATAGACCTGAAGTATTAGATGCTGCATTACTTAGACCAGGTCGTTTTGATAGACAAGTATTAGTTGATAAGCCTGATTTCAAAGGAAGATGCGATATTTTAAGCGTTCATATGAAAGATGTTAAAATTGCTAAAGAAGTAAAAGTTGAAGATATTGCAAGACTTACAGCTGGACTTGCAGGAGCTGATTTAGCAAACATAATCAATGAAGCAGCACTTTTAGCAGGTAGAAATAATAAGAAAGAAGTAGAACAAAGCGATTTGACCGAAGCAGTTGAGCGTGCAATCGCTGGACTTGAGAAAAAATCAAGAAGAATTAGCGATAAAGAGAAAAAAATAGTAACCTATCATGAATGTGGACACGCATTAATTGCAGAAACTACAAAAGGTGCTAAAAAAGTTACAAAAGTATCAGTTATTCCAAGAGGTTTAGCTGCACTTGGATACACTTTAAATACTCCTGAAGAAAACAAATTCTTAATGCAAAAGCATGAATTAATAGCTGAAGTTGATGTTCTTTTAGGTGGTCGTGCAGCTGAGCATGTATTTATAAAAGAAATATCAACTGGTGCAAGCAATGACTTAGAGCGTGCAACTGATATTATTAAAGCTATGGTTTCAATGTATGGAATGAGTGATATTGCAGGTCTTATGGTTCTTGAAAAGCAAAGAAATCAATTCTTAGGTGGTGGTCAAACCATAAAAGACTATTCAGATGATATGGCTCAAAAATTAGATGAATATGTTAAAAATTTACTAAACGAAAGATTTAATGCCGTAGTTACCACATTAGAACAATATAGTGGTGCCATTGAAACTATGGTTGAAAGACTTTATGAAAAAGAAGTTATTGAAGGTAGTGAGGTAAGAGATATTATTAAAAACTACGAAGTAGAAAACAACTTAGAAACAAGATTAAGTGAGATTGAAAAATGA
- the pssA gene encoding CDP-diacylglycerol--serine O-phosphatidyltransferase, whose product MEKNSHKLAYILPNLFTAASIFLGVLSMLASIKGDYDKAMILIIVSLICDGMDGRVARLTNTASKFGVEFDSLADIIAFGVAPAILFYFNLGQEYGRLGSLAMALFIIFGAIRLARFNVTTGTYDPRVFIGLPIPTAAVVLGVWVVFYKHHCDGSHFMGIFIIFLTFLLSFLMVSNVRYPSFKKIEFKKANILKALIVLIFACSLIFLFPLEIFTLIMSAYVIYGLSRAIYNLYTKKIKKE is encoded by the coding sequence ATGGAAAAAAATTCTCATAAACTAGCATATATTTTACCTAATCTATTTACAGCGGCTTCTATTTTTTTAGGAGTTTTAAGTATGCTTGCATCAATTAAAGGTGATTATGATAAAGCTATGATTTTAATTATTGTAAGTTTAATATGCGATGGAATGGATGGTAGAGTTGCAAGACTTACAAATACGGCTTCAAAATTTGGTGTTGAGTTTGATAGCTTGGCTGATATTATAGCTTTTGGTGTAGCACCTGCAATATTATTTTATTTTAATTTAGGTCAAGAATACGGAAGACTTGGCTCACTTGCTATGGCTCTTTTTATTATATTTGGAGCAATTCGCTTAGCAAGATTTAATGTAACCACAGGCACTTATGATCCTAGAGTATTTATAGGACTTCCTATACCAACCGCAGCTGTTGTTTTAGGAGTTTGGGTAGTGTTTTATAAACACCATTGTGATGGTTCTCATTTTATGGGAATTTTCATAATTTTTCTTACATTTTTATTATCATTTTTAATGGTAAGTAATGTTAGATATCCTAGTTTTAAAAAGATTGAATTTAAAAAAGCAAATATATTAAAAGCATTAATTGTTTTAATTTTTGCATGTTCGTTAATATTTTTGTTTCCTTTAGAAATATTTACATTAATTATGAGTGCTTATGTTATCTATGGTTTATCAAGAGCAATTTATAATCTTTACACGAAAAAAATAAAAAAGGAATGA
- a CDS encoding NYN domain-containing protein, whose product MLENNSVAVFIDAENVPAKYAKDIFDYASNYGNVIIKRIYADWSKENIQNWREKIFDYGIIAMQQFSTSSGKNSSDMYLTTEALSIFYEKQIDVFVIVSGDSDYTSLVQKLRENNKLAIGIGTSKSIKSYVNSFNEFFYLDNEKAKINDKDKLKSIPQEQKHELEQIIENLIDERNRAEYAVINSLMQKKYSDFQAKNYGFSNFKQLMQEFLKQHKKYQEKVSDDRCTYYLELLRPSKGDLE is encoded by the coding sequence ATGTTAGAAAATAATAGCGTTGCAGTTTTTATTGATGCTGAAAATGTTCCTGCAAAATATGCTAAAGACATTTTTGATTATGCTTCAAATTATGGCAATGTTATTATTAAAAGAATTTATGCTGATTGGAGTAAAGAAAATATCCAAAATTGGCGTGAAAAAATATTTGATTATGGCATTATTGCAATGCAACAATTCTCAACCTCATCAGGCAAAAACTCATCTGATATGTATCTTACAACCGAAGCTTTAAGTATATTTTATGAAAAGCAAATTGATGTTTTTGTAATAGTTTCGGGAGATAGTGATTATACAAGTTTAGTTCAAAAATTAAGAGAAAATAATAAATTAGCAATAGGAATAGGAACAAGTAAATCTATTAAATCTTATGTTAATTCATTTAATGAGTTTTTTTATTTAGATAATGAAAAAGCAAAAATAAATGACAAAGATAAATTAAAATCTATTCCACAAGAACAAAAGCACGAATTAGAACAAATAATTGAAAATCTAATAGATGAAAGAAATAGAGCTGAGTATGCAGTAATTAATTCTTTAATGCAAAAGAAATACTCTGATTTTCAAGCTAAAAACTATGGCTTTAGTAATTTTAAACAATTAATGCAAGAATTTTTAAAACAACATAAAAAATATCAAGAAAAAGTATCTGATGATAGATGCACATATTACCTTGAACTCCTTCGCCCAAGCAAGGGCGATTTAGAATAA
- a CDS encoding F0F1 ATP synthase subunit C: MKKFLFLLFALTGFTYASEVGAEGLIKAYSVLVAGIGLGIAAFGGAIGMGNVAASTIAGIARNPSLGGKLTSTMFVAIALIEAQVIYVLVIGLLLLYGNPFL; encoded by the coding sequence ATGAAAAAGTTTTTATTTTTATTATTTGCTTTAACTGGCTTTACTTATGCTAGTGAAGTAGGTGCTGAAGGGCTTATTAAGGCTTATTCTGTTCTTGTTGCTGGTATAGGACTTGGTATAGCAGCATTCGGTGGTGCTATTGGTATGGGAAATGTTGCTGCATCAACAATTGCAGGAATCGCAAGAAACCCAAGCCTAGGTGGTAAATTAACTTCAACAATGTTCGTTGCAATCGCATTAATTGAAGCACAAGTTATCTATGTATTAGTTATAGGATTATTATTACTATACGGTAATCCATTTTTATAA
- the truD gene encoding tRNA pseudouridine(13) synthase TruD — protein sequence MYLRANTHSKIDVYFSKNSNDFVVREIPLYEFSGSGEHLILHIQKKDLSTNELLKDLSAATGVKARDFGYAGLKDKQGLTFQYISMPKKYEKELANFSHEKCKIIDTFLHNNKLKIGHLKGNSFFIRLKKVNKIDALKIEQVFNNIKENGFPNYFGYQRFGKNNDNAKTGLEILKNELSFKNNKLNNFLISAFQSELFNTYLSKRIEISRFSNDFSKQELLALYKDKTLVDNLKKQKQFFKLFDNEIYEHYPYGKVFNENLEEGLKRFLVRDISPSGIILGAKPKLNEGFLGEIENNIYKDYFDLLKTQNGSRRYLWTYTSNEKLNYNEELAQLSLEFSLQKGSYATVVLDEIIHLERNEE from the coding sequence ATGTATTTAAGAGCAAACACTCATTCAAAAATTGATGTTTATTTTTCTAAAAATTCAAATGATTTCGTAGTTCGTGAAATACCATTATATGAATTTAGTGGTTCTGGAGAACATTTGATTTTGCATATACAAAAAAAAGACTTAAGCACAAATGAATTGTTAAAAGACTTAAGCGCAGCAACTGGCGTAAAAGCAAGAGATTTTGGCTATGCAGGGCTTAAAGATAAGCAAGGATTAACTTTTCAATATATTTCAATGCCAAAAAAATATGAAAAAGAATTAGCAAATTTTTCTCATGAAAAATGCAAAATTATTGATACTTTTTTACACAATAACAAGTTAAAAATAGGGCATTTAAAAGGTAATTCATTTTTTATAAGATTAAAAAAAGTTAATAAAATTGATGCTTTAAAAATAGAGCAAGTTTTTAATAATATTAAAGAAAATGGCTTTCCAAATTATTTTGGCTATCAAAGATTTGGCAAAAATAATGATAATGCAAAAACAGGTTTGGAAATCTTAAAAAATGAATTAAGTTTTAAAAATAATAAGCTAAATAATTTTTTAATTTCTGCATTTCAAAGCGAATTATTTAATACTTATTTATCAAAAAGAATTGAGATTTCAAGATTTAGTAATGATTTTTCAAAACAAGAATTATTAGCACTTTACAAAGATAAAACCTTGGTAGATAATCTAAAAAAACAAAAACAATTTTTTAAATTATTTGATAATGAAATATACGAGCATTATCCTTATGGCAAGGTATTTAATGAGAATTTAGAAGAAGGTTTAAAAAGATTTTTAGTAAGGGATATTAGCCCTTCAGGAATAATCTTGGGTGCTAAGCCTAAATTAAATGAAGGATTTTTAGGAGAAATTGAAAATAATATTTATAAAGATTATTTTGATTTACTAAAAACTCAAAATGGCTCTAGAAGATATTTATGGACTTATACAAGTAATGAAAAATTAAATTACAATGAAGAATTAGCACAGCTTAGTCTTGAGTTTAGTCTTCAAAAAGGCTCATACGCAACAGTAGTGCTAGATGAAATAATACACTTAGAAAGGAATGAAGAATGA
- a CDS encoding DUF2393 family protein: MYLSSFHIFTIFAGFVIYIFAQYLLYYFFKEKIKLYTFSFTLFVFMMILTYSVLLTLDGVLKKSELRNVDDYKSQNNVIIQGQIYNNGKVPLKTCNLNIRIMNLNVKKVDGSIFDTSKHTSIFKLKKLQNSYSYDFEIDGIISENTAKTFRVNVSYPKHFTDYKLRYNLSCK, encoded by the coding sequence ATGTATTTATCAAGCTTTCATATTTTTACAATTTTTGCGGGATTTGTGATATATATTTTCGCTCAATATTTGCTATATTATTTTTTTAAAGAAAAAATAAAACTATATACATTTTCATTCACGCTTTTTGTGTTTATGATGATTTTAACCTATTCTGTTTTACTTACTCTTGATGGTGTGCTTAAAAAAAGTGAGTTAAGAAATGTTGATGATTATAAATCGCAAAATAATGTAATAATTCAAGGTCAAATTTATAATAACGGCAAAGTGCCTTTAAAAACTTGTAATTTAAATATTAGAATTATGAACCTTAATGTCAAAAAAGTTGATGGAAGCATATTTGATACAAGCAAGCATACAAGTATTTTTAAACTTAAAAAATTACAAAATTCTTATTCTTATGATTTTGAAATAGATGGAATAATTAGTGAAAATACTGCAAAAACATTTAGAGTAAATGTCTCTTATCCAAAGCATTTTACAGATTATAAACTAAGATATAATCTAAGTTGCAAATAA
- a CDS encoding RsmD family RNA methyltransferase: MKNNVLRVQSGFLKGKALENPSKETTRATKSIVKSCVFNVLRDELREYIFIEAFGGSASMAIEAISNYAKKAYAVEIDKAAFKSALKNTKDLNIEVFNDDTFKLLPTIIKSLKNEKTILYLDPPFDIRDGFSDVYLKIQELFENSGCDIVVIEHSSKVEFKSGNYTLFKSKKFGNTTLSFFARS; encoded by the coding sequence ATGAAAAATAATGTTTTAAGAGTTCAAAGCGGCTTTTTAAAAGGAAAAGCCTTAGAAAATCCATCAAAAGAAACAACAAGAGCTACAAAAAGTATTGTAAAATCTTGTGTTTTTAATGTTTTAAGAGATGAATTAAGAGAGTATATTTTTATAGAAGCCTTTGGTGGAAGTGCTAGTATGGCAATAGAAGCGATTAGCAATTATGCTAAAAAAGCCTATGCAGTAGAAATTGATAAAGCCGCTTTTAAAAGTGCATTGAAAAATACAAAAGATTTAAATATAGAAGTATTTAACGATGATACTTTTAAGCTTTTACCAACAATCATTAAAAGCTTAAAAAATGAAAAAACTATTCTTTATCTTGACCCGCCATTTGATATAAGAGATGGTTTTAGCGATGTTTATCTTAAAATCCAAGAACTTTTTGAAAACTCAGGGTGCGATATTGTAGTAATTGAGCATTCTAGCAAAGTAGAATTTAAATCGGGAAATTACACTTTATTTAAAAGTAAAAAATTCGGCAACACTACACTTAGTTTTTTTGCTAGGTCTTAA
- the galE gene encoding UDP-glucose 4-epimerase GalE: MILITGAAGYIGSITSYHFLKNNYKVIGIDDISTGNSRALEVLNEFSDFKFYEGNFGDIKLLEEIFKTHDIKCVVHFAANTSVFESTQNPLKYHENNVANMINLLKICEKYNMNNFIFSSSAATYGEPKTSDLIKEDYEKSPINPYGLTKLMGEYILNDLANAKKDFNYIALRYFNVAGASLIAPLGQFSKSTLLIKIAAECAANKREKMYLYGDDYNTPDGTCIRDYIHVDDLALAHIEALKFLEDKKQSEAFNVGYSKGTSVKEVIDIMKRVSGNDFVVEMASRRAGDPSSLVASNEKIKSLTNWQYHNDDLELICKSAYEWELKI; encoded by the coding sequence ATGATTTTAATTACAGGTGCGGCTGGATATATTGGTTCAATTACTAGTTATCATTTTTTAAAAAATAATTATAAAGTTATAGGTATTGATGATATAAGCACAGGAAATTCAAGGGCTTTAGAGGTATTAAATGAGTTTAGTGATTTTAAATTCTATGAAGGAAATTTCGGAGATATAAAACTACTTGAAGAGATTTTTAAAACTCATGATATTAAATGCGTAGTGCATTTTGCAGCCAATACAAGCGTATTTGAGAGCACTCAAAATCCATTAAAATACCATGAAAATAATGTCGCTAATATGATTAATTTATTAAAAATTTGTGAAAAATACAATATGAATAATTTCATATTTTCAAGTTCTGCAGCAACTTATGGAGAGCCAAAGACAAGTGATTTAATCAAAGAAGACTATGAAAAATCTCCTATAAATCCTTATGGGCTTACGAAATTAATGGGTGAGTATATTTTAAATGATTTAGCTAATGCTAAAAAAGATTTTAATTATATAGCACTTAGATATTTTAATGTTGCAGGTGCAAGCTTAATCGCTCCTTTAGGACAATTTAGCAAATCAACTTTGCTTATAAAAATCGCTGCTGAATGTGCTGCAAATAAGCGTGAGAAGATGTATTTATATGGAGATGATTACAATACCCCTGATGGAACTTGTATAAGAGATTATATACATGTAGATGATTTAGCACTAGCTCATATTGAAGCTTTAAAATTTTTAGAAGATAAAAAGCAAAGTGAAGCTTTTAACGTTGGCTATTCTAAGGGAACAAGCGTTAAAGAAGTAATTGATATTATGAAGCGTGTTAGCGGTAATGATTTTGTGGTTGAGATGGCTAGTAGGCGTGCGGGAGATCCAAGCTCGTTAGTTGCATCAAACGAAAAGATAAAAAGCCTTACAAATTGGCAATACCACAACGATGATTTAGAATTAATCTGCAAAAGCGCTTACGAATGGGAGCTTAAAATCTAA
- a CDS encoding phosphatidylserine decarboxylase — translation MNLIANCGKRIILVAWIIFILFTWIFSFSCLLFVVLVFLHLFYKRVEREITDDDINNIVSPIDAKVIEINIDEENQKIILTLDKTYCGLFLNSSEIRSVIKSDNIQTQAINGLKYNDNFYSNATKITFNEEISCIFKPAKYCVKSIYNTNKALKGQRIGFFSVGLIDIILPYNSTLLVGVGDKILANSNIARIGE, via the coding sequence ATGAATTTAATAGCAAATTGTGGAAAAAGAATAATTTTAGTAGCTTGGATAATTTTTATACTTTTTACTTGGATTTTTTCTTTTTCTTGTTTGCTTTTTGTAGTTTTAGTTTTTTTACATTTATTTTATAAAAGAGTAGAAAGAGAAATTACAGATGATGATATTAATAATATAGTAAGTCCTATTGATGCAAAAGTAATAGAAATTAATATAGATGAAGAAAATCAAAAAATAATATTAACTTTAGATAAAACTTACTGCGGCTTATTTCTTAACTCATCAGAAATAAGAAGTGTTATAAAATCAGATAATATTCAAACGCAAGCAATTAATGGATTAAAATATAATGATAATTTTTATTCAAATGCTACTAAAATTACTTTTAACGAAGAGATATCTTGTATTTTTAAACCTGCTAAATACTGCGTAAAATCAATATATAATACAAATAAAGCTTTAAAAGGTCAAAGGATAGGATTTTTCTCAGTAGGCTTAATAGATATTATTTTGCCATACAATAGCACACTTTTAGTGGGTGTTGGAGATAAAATTTTGGCTAATTCTAATATAGCAAGAATTGGAGAATAA
- a CDS encoding chemotaxis response regulator CheY — translation MKLLVVDDSSTMRRIIKNTLQRLGHEDVLEAEHGVEAWGLLCANSDIDVLITDWNMPEMNGLELVKKVRAEAKYADMPIIMVTTEGGKAEVITALKAGVNNYIVKPFTPQVLKEKLEDVLG, via the coding sequence GTGAAATTATTAGTGGTAGATGATAGCTCTACAATGAGAAGAATTATTAAAAATACTTTACAAAGATTAGGTCATGAAGATGTTTTAGAAGCAGAACATGGTGTAGAAGCTTGGGGGTTATTATGTGCAAATAGTGATATTGATGTTTTAATAACCGACTGGAATATGCCTGAAATGAATGGTCTTGAGCTTGTTAAAAAAGTAAGAGCAGAAGCAAAATATGCTGATATGCCTATTATCATGGTAACAACCGAAGGTGGTAAAGCTGAAGTTATTACAGCATTAAAAGCTGGGGTTAATAACTACATAGTTAAACCATTTACTCCACAAGTTTTAAAAGAAAAACTAGAAGATGTTTTAGGATAA
- a CDS encoding DUF4878 domain-containing protein, with product MKKLLSFATLAIMFVACGSDTPDVVVKKCYNAFFEGDAKQFAKCFYFQSEDERREYTKRLTEDLSYIKTKIVEKGGIKSIETNILDISESKAKVSSVITHNNGRTENHKMNLTKINNTWYMDEKF from the coding sequence ATGAAAAAATTATTAAGTTTTGCAACCCTTGCTATTATGTTTGTTGCTTGCGGAAGTGATACCCCAGATGTTGTAGTAAAAAAATGTTATAACGCATTTTTTGAAGGAGATGCAAAGCAATTTGCCAAATGTTTCTATTTTCAATCAGAAGATGAAAGACGAGAATACACAAAACGTTTAACTGAAGATTTAAGCTATATAAAAACAAAGATTGTTGAAAAAGGCGGAATTAAATCAATAGAAACAAATATATTAGATATAAGTGAAAGTAAAGCTAAAGTTAGTTCTGTAATAACACATAACAATGGTAGAACTGAAAACCATAAAATGAATCTTACAAAGATAAATAACACTTGGTATATGGATGAAAAATTTTAG
- a CDS encoding 50S ribosomal protein L11 methyltransferase — protein sequence MQKTYQELVIKTNNLEFISDFVFAFDIDAVEEKNNELIIRSDKSLDDLIFALDELQQRLNDCNLNINLSYSLSEKENKDWIDEYKKNIKPILIDNIYIHTTWQEPKVGCINLKIDPALAFGSGHHESTNSCVEFLQKYTKDCKTGLDVGCGSGILSLVMAQYGLNVDACDTDELAVISTNNNFKLNNLSLNNIWQGSCDKTNKKYDLVVANIIADVILIIKNDLIKRLNENGVLILSGILNTYSERIKSQFSSLCLVDEKLKGDWLTLVYKVKNE from the coding sequence ATGCAAAAAACTTATCAAGAATTAGTTATTAAGACGAATAATTTAGAGTTTATTAGTGATTTTGTATTTGCATTTGATATTGATGCAGTTGAAGAAAAAAACAATGAGTTAATAATAAGAAGCGATAAAAGTCTTGATGATTTAATTTTTGCTTTAGATGAATTACAACAAAGACTTAATGATTGTAATTTAAATATAAACCTTTCTTATTCTCTTAGCGAAAAAGAAAATAAAGATTGGATAGACGAATATAAAAAGAACATAAAACCAATACTAATAGATAATATATATATTCATACTACTTGGCAAGAGCCTAAAGTTGGTTGTATTAATCTAAAAATAGATCCAGCTTTAGCTTTTGGTTCAGGTCATCACGAAAGCACAAATTCATGTGTTGAGTTCTTGCAAAAATACACTAAAGATTGCAAAACAGGACTTGATGTTGGCTGTGGTAGTGGGATTTTATCTCTTGTTATGGCTCAATATGGTTTAAACGTTGATGCATGTGATACTGATGAGCTTGCAGTAATTAGCACAAATAATAATTTTAAACTAAATAATCTTAGTTTAAATAATATATGGCAAGGCTCTTGTGATAAAACTAATAAAAAATATGATTTAGTAGTGGCTAACATAATTGCTGATGTAATACTTATAATAAAAAATGATTTAATAAAAAGACTAAATGAGAACGGAGTTTTAATTCTTTCTGGTATTTTAAATACTTATTCAGAAAGAATTAAAAGTCAATTTTCTTCATTGTGTTTAGTAGATGAGAAATTAAAAGGAGATTGGCTAACTTTAGTTTATAAGGTGAAAAATGAATAA
- a CDS encoding DUF2393 family protein produces the protein MQKILDSISFYLANFYAQDLILLGLCFLFFIIILILAIFLRRFPVFSLFLIIFGIIGEFVLFFMGENYINMTYRPAELEFIKNEKLLFSDNIFLDFKLHNKSQKDFKICKIKFSIKKPSKNNFVLIKNTLKPIKTIEIVLKDIPANSYEKSFLIIPSNVKKHTISTFITCF, from the coding sequence ATGCAAAAAATATTAGATTCGATAAGCTTTTATTTAGCTAATTTTTACGCCCAAGATTTAATACTTCTTGGGCTTTGCTTTTTGTTTTTTATAATTATTTTAATACTTGCTATATTTTTAAGAAGATTTCCGGTTTTTTCATTGTTTTTAATAATTTTTGGAATTATAGGTGAATTTGTTTTGTTTTTTATGGGTGAAAATTATATAAATATGACCTATCGCCCTGCTGAACTTGAGTTTATTAAAAACGAAAAATTATTATTTAGCGATAATATTTTTCTTGATTTTAAACTACACAATAAATCCCAAAAAGATTTTAAAATATGCAAAATCAAATTTAGCATAAAAAAGCCTAGCAAAAATAATTTTGTATTAATCAAAAACACTCTTAAGCCTATTAAAACAATAGAAATCGTTCTTAAAGATATACCGGCTAATTCTTATGAAAAATCATTTTTAATAATACCAAGTAATGTGAAAAAACACACAATAAGCACATTTATAACTTGCTTTTAA